The sequence TTGACCCAATAGGACCAAAAAATGTTGGACTAATGTTCTAACTTTGAATTATTTAATATAAATTGACTTTGCATTTGCTGGTATATGAAAAATCTCAACTGCAGTTTGATTTTTTAGCTAGAGATATGATATAAGGTGGTTGTAGTGCAGAATGTGTGATGTATAAGTTGTAGATTAATGGGAAACTAAAGGAACCTCAAAAGGGGTGAAAGGTGAAGGTCAATATGCAAAGCAAAAGGAATTGAAAAGAAGTTGACTGTTTAGGGTAGTCTAGCCTTTTGTCTAATTCCAAATTAAAGTTCTCCACTAGCTTCTTGATTAGATGCATAATATATGCATGCATGGTGCACCAAGGTCCCATTTTTATGGGCtggaaaaacacacacacacacaaaacatgAAAGATTTCCAAGCTTTTTAATATCATCTCCCAAGAAAATAAAGATAGCAATAGGCAACTCTAGCATCTAAAACTTTTTAATTTTGTATGAGTCAAATAAAGTAATTCACATATATTTGGTTTAGTCTTTTGCAATGAAATCATTTTTTAAGAAGCAGACAAGAATTACCATTAGAAACGAAAACAACACATAGAATTCAAGCTCCTAAAGAAGGATACAGTCCAAACTAAACAATAATAGCAGCAAGCTAGGAAAGAAATCAAAACCATCCCAAGCCAATGAAATCTTTATTGGTAGACGGGTAAGGTTTCTTTTATTTAGGTAAGGAGAGTAGTTTTTTAACCGGTTATATGCGGTATAGCCGAGTTATACTGTAATTGTTTTCGTAAAAAATTTCTACTCAGAGGACTATATTTATATGACTAGACTTAACCGGATTATTTAGATATACATGACTAGACTTAACCGGATTATCTAGATATACATGATTTAACCAGATTATTCAGTGACCGTTTATGACAAAATCTTTATTAGTGACATGCCTCATTTGTGAGAACGACCCATTTAGTAGTACATCGGCATAACCTTAAAGTTGGAGGCTTGTATTGAGCACGTTATGATAGTACAAGGTGGTTAAATGTAACTTTATTACACCCGGGTCAAGGTTTATGATGTAAATGTAAATTATTAATAGTTCAGGGACTAGTTCTGTAATTTAATATTAACCGGATTAAATAGTTGTTAGCATTCTGTAAGTAGAATAACAGTAGTTTTGATCTTGATGAACACTATGTGAAATTCTTGTAATAAGTTTAGTGATTCAATCAATTAATCATTTCTATTTCAATTGTATTCCGTttctacatggtatcagagcgCATGGATGCGTGATTTCTCtgctcttcaaatcgtcattttcgtgcCCTAATTAGCAGAAATTGATCTATTCAATTGATTGAATCGAAATTGATCCGTGTTTTGATTACTAGTTGATCAATTACTTCTTCTGTTACGAGCAATTCGAAGATATGGTGATTACTGAAGGAAATCCTAATAATGATGTTCGTACGACTAATGATCCGTTGCATCTTGCTAGCTCCGATCATCCAGGAATGGCTTTAACAAGCACGCCGTTTAATGGCACTAATTTTCTCGGATGGAGTCGCACTGTGAAAATGGCACTACGTGCTAATTTGAAGTTAGGGTTCATCGATGGAACGATGACTAAAACTGCTATTACTGATTTGACTTTTCCTAGGTGGACCAGATGTGATTATATGGTGACTTGCTAGATTCTCAATTCTATGGTTGCAGAACTTTCTGAATCGTTTCTTTATGCACAATCAGCTTGTGGATTGTGGAAGGAATTGCAAGAAAGGTATGGACAAAGCAATGGTCCATTGATATATCAGATTGAAAGAGAGCTTAGCAAGGTCAATCAAGGAATTCAAACTGTAGCTGCTTACTCTAATAAGCTGAAAAGGTATTGGGATGAACTGTTGAGTCTCAATGGTGTTCCAATGTGTGATTGTGGTAAGATGAAAGAATGTACTTGTGGTATCATTGAAAAAGTACATTGAAATTGATAATAGAGGGAAGCTGATTCAATTTTTGATGAAGCTTGATGATGAATATGAGTATGTTAGAGGGCAGATCTTGTCCATGGATCCATTACCAACATTGAACAAGGCTTATGACATTGTTCAGCAGGTGGAAAAGCAAAAACAAGTCACACTACATGAGCATGATCGTACTGCCTTTTATGCTAATAACAAAGGTGGTGGTAGTTCTGGCAATATCAAGAAGTCTACAAAAGATGAGAAGAAATGCACATTTTGCAGTCAGGAGGGACATGTGTTTGAAGAGTGTTTTGAAAGGATAAGGTATCCAGATTGGAATAAGGGCAGAAAATAAAAGAAAGGTAACAGAATGGCTGctcaaattgctactgatttcagtCCGTACATGTACAGGGATAGTCCTTTTGATTTTGAGGGAGAAGCTGAGGTTAATGGAGGAAAGCATGAATTGGATCAAAAATTTGTCAATGGAGTTTGTCAAGAGATGATGAAGATGTTTAAAGAAAAAGGATAAGAGCATGAGGGTCGTAGCACTTCTAGACCACATACAGGTATATCTTTTCATACCTCTTTGCAAATATTGGCTAAAAGACATAGTGACTTTAATTTCAAAATAGATTGGATCATTGATATAGGAGCATCTGATCATATGTCCCCACATATTGGCTTGTTTCAGTCAATAAGAGAGTTAGATAGACAATAAGATTAAAATTGGCAGATGGAACTAGTAAATGGGTCAAACAGGTTGGTAGTGTCAAAATTAACCCTACATTAACCCTAACTCAAGTTTTCTATGTTCTAGATTTCAAAGTCAGCCTTTTATCTGTTGGAAAGTTACTCAAATCCAAATTCCTCTTAGCCATATTCTTTCCTACCTGGTTTGTATTTCAGAACCCTTCAATTAAGCAAGTGGTAGCTGCTGGAGAAGGGTTCAACAATCTGTA comes from Rutidosis leptorrhynchoides isolate AG116_Rl617_1_P2 chromosome 4, CSIRO_AGI_Rlap_v1, whole genome shotgun sequence and encodes:
- the LOC139842790 gene encoding uncharacterized protein, translated to MVAELSESFLYAQSACGLWKELQERYGQSNGPLIYQIERELSKVNQGIQTVAAYSNKLKRGKLIQFLMKLDDEYEYVRGQILSMDPLPTLNKAYDIVQQVEKQKQVTLHEHDRTAFYANNKGGGSSGNIKKSTKDEKKCTFCSQEGHVFEECFERIRYPDWNKGRK